A stretch of the Luteimonas sp. JM171 genome encodes the following:
- the ybgF gene encoding tol-pal system protein YbgF, with the protein MLKLIVPITVAAALVAAAPASAQRASLADRVAALERQESMSRSSNVDLLEQVNELRREVVSLRSQIEELQHGLEQLRETSRAQYLDADGRLNRLEGGMPAPALPDPDGDGDGLPVPVPDSTAGADAPAPRASPAQDPDERAAYEVAFSALRAGEYERAADLFEQFLQVHPSGNLAPNAHYWLGESFYVLEDYERAQRQFEALIEQFPEDSRAPRALLKVGLSQFGRQQLDAAEQTLAAVVERYPGSDAAVTADDRLRVIRLSRLR; encoded by the coding sequence ATGCTCAAGCTGATTGTTCCAATCACGGTTGCGGCGGCCCTGGTGGCCGCCGCACCCGCGTCTGCCCAGCGCGCAAGCCTGGCTGACCGCGTTGCCGCGCTGGAGCGGCAGGAATCGATGTCGCGCAGCAGCAATGTGGACCTGCTGGAGCAGGTCAATGAACTGCGGCGCGAGGTCGTGTCCCTGCGCTCGCAGATCGAAGAGCTGCAGCACGGCCTGGAACAGCTGCGGGAGACCTCCCGCGCCCAGTACCTGGATGCCGACGGCCGGCTCAACCGGCTCGAGGGCGGCATGCCCGCGCCGGCGCTCCCGGACCCGGACGGCGATGGCGACGGCCTGCCGGTGCCCGTGCCGGACTCGACAGCGGGTGCCGATGCGCCCGCCCCACGCGCCAGCCCCGCGCAGGATCCCGACGAGCGGGCAGCTTACGAAGTTGCCTTCAGCGCCTTGCGCGCGGGTGAATATGAGCGCGCGGCGGATCTGTTCGAGCAGTTCCTGCAGGTCCATCCATCCGGAAACCTGGCGCCGAACGCGCACTATTGGCTGGGTGAGAGCTTCTACGTGCTCGAGGACTACGAGCGCGCCCAGCGCCAGTTCGAGGCGCTGATCGAGCAGTTTCCCGAGGATTCCCGCGCGCCGCGCGCGCTGCTCAAGGTCGGCCTGTCGCAGTTCGGCCGCCAGCAGCTCGATGCCGCCGAGCAGACCCTGGCCGCCGTGGTGGAGCGCTATCCGGGCAGTGACGCCGCGGTGACCGCCGACGACCGCCTGCGCGTGATCCGGCTCTCCAGGCTCCGCTGA
- the tolB gene encoding Tol-Pal system beta propeller repeat protein TolB has translation MKPMIRCFLALFALLLPVAAAAQQQGLEIDIVGGHASALPIAVVPMPYEGSATAPDTDVAAVIRANLDRSGQFRTLPERDIVERPTRGSEVQYPTWRMLRQDFLVVGRVLDAGGGYRVEYELFDVAKQERILGMAMTARAGAMRDVAHQMSDAIYEAILGVRGAFWTRIAYVTQTGAGESARYALIVADSDGHNPQTVVRSNEPLLSPAWSPDGSRLAYVSFEQGNSAIYIQDISSGARELVSSFRGINASPAFSPDGSRLALTLSRSGNPEIYVMDLGSKALTRLTNHFGIDTSPAWSPDGNTVYFTSDRGGRPQVYQVPAGGGGESRVTFQGSYNSDPDISFDGQKIAVAQGAGNVYRIAVLDRSLGTPRWSTLSPGSLDESPSFAPNASMILYAAREGRRGVLYAVSSDGRVRQRLVLADGDVREPAWGPFREPR, from the coding sequence ATGAAACCGATGATCCGTTGCTTCCTTGCGCTGTTCGCGCTGCTCCTGCCCGTGGCCGCTGCCGCGCAGCAGCAGGGCCTGGAGATCGATATCGTGGGCGGGCATGCGTCGGCGCTGCCGATTGCGGTGGTGCCGATGCCGTACGAAGGCTCGGCGACGGCGCCCGACACCGACGTGGCTGCGGTGATCCGCGCCAACCTCGACCGCTCCGGCCAGTTCCGCACGCTGCCCGAGCGCGACATCGTCGAGCGCCCCACCCGCGGCTCCGAGGTCCAGTACCCCACCTGGCGCATGCTGCGGCAGGACTTCCTGGTGGTGGGCCGGGTGCTGGATGCGGGCGGCGGCTACCGCGTCGAGTACGAGCTGTTCGACGTGGCCAAGCAGGAGCGCATCCTGGGCATGGCCATGACCGCTCGCGCCGGCGCCATGCGCGACGTGGCACACCAGATGTCGGACGCGATCTACGAGGCCATCCTGGGCGTGCGCGGCGCGTTCTGGACCCGGATCGCCTACGTCACCCAGACCGGCGCCGGCGAGAGCGCGCGCTACGCGCTGATCGTGGCCGACTCCGATGGCCACAACCCGCAGACGGTGGTGCGTTCCAACGAGCCGCTGCTCTCGCCTGCCTGGAGCCCCGACGGCAGCCGCCTGGCCTACGTGAGCTTCGAGCAGGGCAACTCGGCGATCTACATCCAGGACATCTCCAGCGGCGCGCGCGAGCTGGTTTCCAGCTTCCGGGGCATCAACGCCTCGCCGGCGTTCTCGCCCGATGGCAGCCGGCTCGCGCTGACCCTCTCGCGCAGCGGCAATCCGGAGATCTACGTGATGGACCTGGGCAGCAAGGCGCTGACCCGGCTGACCAACCACTTCGGCATCGACACCTCGCCGGCGTGGAGCCCGGATGGCAACACGGTGTACTTCACTTCCGACCGCGGCGGGCGTCCGCAGGTGTACCAGGTGCCGGCCGGCGGTGGCGGCGAAAGCCGTGTCACCTTCCAGGGCAGCTACAATTCCGATCCGGACATTTCCTTCGACGGACAGAAGATTGCCGTAGCGCAAGGTGCGGGCAACGTGTACCGTATCGCGGTGCTGGATCGCAGCCTCGGCACGCCGCGGTGGTCCACGCTGTCGCCCGGTTCACTCGACGAGTCGCCGAGTTTCGCACCGAACGCCAGCATGATCCTGTACGCGGCGCGCGAGGGACGGCGAGGGGTGTTGTATGCCGTTTCGTCCGACGGGCGCGTGCGCCAGCGCCTGGTGCTTGCCGATGGGGATGTGCGGGAGCCGGCCTGGGGGCCTTTCCGGGAACCACGCTGA
- the tolR gene encoding protein TolR, with translation MSVISTRRRHRRKLKNEINVVPYIDVMLVLLIIFMVTAPLLNLGTQVNLPDSEARSLGSPQDPVVVSVYPDGSLGLMIENDNRMVDVAQLRERLQAIHNQNPDASVLVNGDRDASYQHVIRAIDAINQAGVTRVSLISRPAEGAE, from the coding sequence ATGTCGGTCATCTCCACCCGCCGCCGCCACCGGCGCAAGCTCAAGAACGAGATCAACGTCGTTCCCTACATCGACGTGATGCTGGTGTTGCTGATCATCTTCATGGTCACCGCGCCGCTGCTGAACCTCGGCACCCAGGTCAACCTGCCCGATTCGGAGGCCCGCTCGCTGGGTTCGCCGCAGGATCCTGTGGTGGTGAGCGTCTATCCCGATGGCTCGCTCGGCCTGATGATCGAGAACGACAACCGCATGGTCGACGTGGCCCAGCTGCGCGAGCGCCTGCAGGCCATCCACAACCAGAACCCGGACGCGAGCGTGCTGGTCAACGGCGACCGCGACGCCAGCTACCAGCACGTGATCCGCGCGATCGATGCGATCAACCAGGCGGGCGTGACCCGGGTGAGCCTGATCAGCCGTCCGGCGGAGGGCGCCGAGTAA
- a CDS encoding TonB C-terminal domain-containing protein, whose product MREARADTAQAVVLALLLHVLLFGLVFLGMYWTRSAAPQAAGLPISAELVDADALSPAAQRALAETPEPLPPPPPEPEPEPVEEETVPPPQPLPEPVPEDAPVEPQPAPQERIPEPDVVDQDAARADSESELAAEREQEERRRQEQIELEERQAQEEAEQKRRLARQQREEELKKLRAERERLRREEEEAERKLQQIAAARDRQAEQADSGSSANPTPGSPGGDSDLAARYAAALQEAIARNWTRPDNVPLGQRCRIYITQLPGGQVMSVEFDSSCPYDALGRRSVEAAVRRAEPLPYAGFESVFNRRLNLNFTAQDR is encoded by the coding sequence ATGCGCGAGGCGCGTGCCGATACCGCCCAGGCCGTGGTGCTGGCGCTGCTGCTGCACGTGCTGCTGTTCGGCCTGGTGTTCCTTGGCATGTACTGGACCCGGAGCGCCGCGCCGCAGGCCGCCGGCCTGCCGATCAGCGCTGAGCTGGTGGACGCCGACGCGCTGTCTCCGGCCGCGCAGCGGGCCCTGGCCGAGACCCCCGAGCCGTTGCCGCCCCCTCCGCCGGAGCCTGAGCCTGAGCCGGTGGAGGAGGAAACCGTGCCGCCGCCGCAGCCGCTGCCCGAACCCGTGCCCGAAGATGCGCCGGTGGAGCCGCAGCCGGCGCCGCAGGAGCGGATCCCGGAGCCGGACGTCGTTGACCAGGACGCGGCGCGCGCCGATTCGGAGTCCGAGCTTGCCGCCGAGCGCGAACAGGAGGAGCGCCGCCGCCAGGAGCAGATAGAACTGGAAGAGCGCCAGGCGCAGGAAGAGGCCGAGCAGAAGCGGCGCCTCGCCCGCCAGCAGCGCGAGGAAGAACTGAAGAAGCTGCGCGCGGAGCGGGAGCGCCTGCGGCGCGAGGAGGAAGAGGCCGAACGCAAGCTGCAGCAGATCGCGGCGGCGCGTGACCGCCAGGCCGAGCAGGCCGATTCCGGATCGTCCGCCAATCCCACGCCGGGGTCGCCCGGCGGCGACAGCGACCTGGCCGCCCGCTATGCCGCTGCGCTGCAGGAAGCGATTGCCCGCAACTGGACCCGCCCTGACAACGTGCCGCTGGGCCAGCGCTGCCGGATCTACATTACCCAGCTTCCCGGCGGACAGGTGATGAGCGTCGAGTTCGACAGCTCCTGTCCCTATGACGCACTGGGCCGGCGCTCGGTCGAGGCCGCGGTGCGGCGTGCCGAGCCGCTGCCCTACGCCGGCTTCGAATCCGTTTTCAACCGCCGCCTCAATCTCAACTTCACCGCACAGGACCGGTAG
- the tolQ gene encoding protein TolQ: protein MIPLTMLLQATEVAPLPDEGAAAATGLPADPGVAEAAVAVGSDIDMLQLILHASIPVQLVMLLLLAASIASWVIIFRKKKLLDRAEREADRFEERFWSGSDMGKLYAAATERNREVDGLEAIFEAGFREFSRQRQRRSATPAAQLEGAQRGMRVATSRELDGLEHNLEFLANVGSIAPYVGLLGTVWGIMISFQGLANVREATIATVAPGISEALIATAMGLFAAIPAVWAYNRYATKVERIASRYESFADEFSSILERQAYVEE, encoded by the coding sequence ATGATTCCACTGACGATGTTGTTGCAGGCGACCGAAGTCGCGCCGCTGCCGGACGAAGGCGCCGCCGCAGCAACCGGGCTGCCGGCCGATCCCGGCGTTGCCGAGGCTGCGGTCGCGGTGGGCAGCGACATCGACATGCTGCAGCTGATCCTGCACGCCTCGATCCCGGTGCAGCTGGTGATGCTGCTGCTGCTGGCCGCGTCGATCGCCTCCTGGGTGATCATCTTCCGCAAGAAGAAGCTGCTTGACCGCGCCGAGCGCGAGGCCGACCGTTTCGAGGAGCGCTTCTGGTCCGGCTCCGACATGGGCAAGCTCTACGCCGCCGCCACCGAGCGCAACCGCGAGGTCGACGGGCTCGAGGCAATCTTCGAGGCCGGGTTCCGCGAGTTCTCGCGCCAGCGGCAGCGACGCAGCGCCACCCCGGCGGCACAGCTTGAAGGCGCCCAGCGCGGCATGCGCGTGGCCACTTCGCGCGAACTGGACGGGCTGGAGCACAATCTGGAGTTCCTTGCCAACGTCGGTTCGATCGCGCCATACGTCGGGCTGCTCGGCACCGTGTGGGGAATCATGATTTCGTTCCAGGGCCTGGCCAACGTGCGCGAGGCCACCATTGCCACCGTCGCGCCGGGCATTTCGGAGGCGCTGATCGCCACGGCAATGGGCCTGTTCGCCGCGATCCCCGCGGTCTGGGCCTACAACCGCTACGCCACCAAGGTCGAGCGCATCGCCAGCCGTTACGAATCCTTCGCCGACGAGTTCTCCTCGATCCTGGAGCGCCAGGCCTACGTCGAGGAATAG
- a CDS encoding LLM class flavin-dependent oxidoreductase: MSTQARIPLSILDLAPVAEGSDVATAFSDMVTLASHAERLGYRRYWLAEHHNMPGVASAATALLIGHVAGATKTIRVGAGGVMLPNHAPLQVAEQFGTLATLYPDRIDLGLGRAPGTDQPTVRALRRYYEGADAFPHDVAELINYFEPVEPGQLVQAVPGGGIEVPVWILGSSLFGARLAAAMGLPYSFASHFAPAMMTEALAAYHQNFRPSKRLREPYAMLALNVVAADTRAEAERQFTTLQQMFAYLRRPGQPGKVPQPVDDIHSVVTPQELAAVGQALSCSVVGDAKDVAEGIADFVEKHRPDELILTANLASVEARMRSFEIAAGAWGLEGSGQGAA; encoded by the coding sequence ATGAGCACACAGGCACGCATTCCGCTTTCCATACTCGACCTCGCCCCGGTGGCCGAAGGCAGCGACGTTGCCACCGCCTTTTCCGACATGGTCACCCTGGCCAGCCACGCCGAGAGGCTCGGCTACCGCCGCTACTGGCTGGCCGAGCACCACAACATGCCCGGCGTGGCCAGCGCCGCGACCGCGCTGCTGATCGGGCACGTGGCAGGAGCCACGAAGACCATCCGCGTGGGTGCGGGCGGGGTGATGCTGCCCAACCATGCGCCGCTGCAGGTGGCCGAGCAGTTCGGCACCCTGGCCACGCTGTATCCGGACCGCATCGACCTGGGCCTGGGGCGCGCGCCGGGCACCGACCAGCCCACCGTGCGCGCGCTGCGGCGCTACTACGAGGGCGCGGACGCCTTCCCCCACGACGTGGCGGAGCTGATCAACTACTTCGAGCCGGTCGAGCCCGGCCAGCTGGTGCAGGCGGTGCCGGGCGGCGGGATCGAGGTGCCGGTGTGGATCCTGGGTTCGAGCCTGTTCGGCGCCCGGCTGGCGGCGGCGATGGGGCTGCCGTATTCGTTCGCCTCGCACTTCGCCCCGGCGATGATGACCGAGGCGCTGGCCGCCTATCACCAGAACTTCCGGCCCTCGAAGCGGCTGCGTGAGCCGTACGCGATGCTGGCGCTGAACGTGGTGGCGGCCGATACCCGCGCCGAGGCCGAGCGCCAGTTCACCACGCTGCAGCAGATGTTCGCCTACCTGCGCCGGCCGGGGCAGCCGGGCAAGGTGCCCCAGCCGGTCGACGACATCCATTCGGTGGTGACCCCGCAGGAGCTGGCGGCGGTGGGGCAGGCCCTGTCGTGCTCGGTGGTGGGCGATGCGAAGGACGTCGCCGAGGGCATCGCCGACTTCGTTGAAAAGCACCGCCCCGACGAACTGATCCTCACCGCCAACCTGGCCAGCGTTGAAGCCCGCATGCGCAGCTTCGAGATCGCCGCCGGAGCCTGGGGCCTGGAGGGCAGCGGGCAGGGCGCGGCCTGA
- a CDS encoding potassium transporter Kup, which yields MAPEGRERDNPQHGKVGLFGLTIGALGVVFGDIGTSPLYAIREAFSPHYGLVANHDTVLGLLSLVFWALVLVVSVKYVTIITRADNEGEGGIMALMALAQRSLPKDSRAAWLVGIFGILGAALFFGDGVLTPAVSVLAAVEGLEVAAPELGHWVLPIALTVLVVLFATQRFGTARVGGIFGPITVLWFLVLAVLGVANILHDPEILHAINPIWAVRFFIDHSWGGVFILGAVVLAVTGGEAIYTDMGHFGARPVRYAWYCVVLPSLMLNYLGQGALVLENPEAAASPFYHGVPEWGRFPMILLATAATVIASQAVITGGYSIARQAMQLGYIPRMKVLHTSKDTIGQIYIPAVNWSMLVVVIALVVGFGSSSALAAAYGVSVSMTMLIDTVLLAIVAHALWPRWRLWVVPLCAVFLLVDLAFVTANLAKVPQGGWFPLLLGLVLFTLLRTWRRGRLLLRQRIREHGEQLDEFLPGLMLAPPQRVPGTAVFLTADKGVVPQALLHNLKHNKVLHERNVVLTVATLAVPYAPRERRLEVRGIADGWYRVTLRFGFMETPDVPVALMASCDDDDGLWIDPTDTTYFTSRETVVPGVRHGMALWREKLFSAMHRNAAPASAYFRIPGDRLVELGTPVEI from the coding sequence ATGGCACCAGAGGGCCGCGAACGCGACAACCCGCAGCACGGCAAGGTCGGCCTGTTCGGGCTGACGATTGGCGCGCTGGGGGTGGTGTTCGGGGACATCGGCACCAGCCCCCTCTACGCCATCCGCGAGGCCTTCTCGCCGCATTACGGCCTGGTGGCCAACCACGACACCGTGCTGGGCCTGCTCTCGCTGGTGTTCTGGGCGCTGGTGCTGGTGGTGTCGGTGAAATACGTCACCATCATCACCCGCGCAGACAACGAGGGCGAGGGCGGCATCATGGCGCTGATGGCGCTGGCCCAGCGCAGCCTGCCCAAGGATTCGCGCGCGGCGTGGCTGGTGGGCATCTTCGGGATCCTGGGCGCGGCGCTGTTCTTCGGCGACGGGGTGCTTACGCCGGCGGTCTCGGTGCTGGCGGCGGTGGAAGGCCTGGAGGTGGCCGCGCCCGAACTCGGCCACTGGGTGTTGCCGATCGCGCTCACGGTGCTGGTGGTGCTGTTTGCCACCCAGCGATTCGGCACCGCCCGGGTGGGCGGGATATTCGGGCCCATCACCGTCCTCTGGTTCCTGGTGCTGGCTGTGCTGGGAGTGGCCAACATCCTCCACGACCCCGAGATCTTGCACGCCATCAACCCCATCTGGGCGGTCCGGTTCTTCATCGACCATTCCTGGGGCGGGGTCTTCATCCTCGGCGCGGTGGTGCTGGCCGTGACCGGCGGCGAGGCGATCTATACCGACATGGGCCACTTCGGGGCGCGGCCGGTGCGCTACGCCTGGTATTGCGTGGTGCTGCCATCGCTGATGCTCAACTACCTGGGGCAGGGGGCGCTGGTGCTCGAGAACCCGGAAGCCGCGGCCAGCCCGTTCTACCACGGGGTGCCGGAGTGGGGCCGGTTCCCGATGATCCTGCTGGCGACGGCGGCCACCGTGATCGCGTCCCAGGCCGTGATCACCGGCGGTTACTCGATTGCCCGCCAGGCGATGCAGCTGGGCTACATCCCGCGCATGAAGGTGTTGCATACCTCCAAGGACACCATTGGCCAGATCTATATCCCGGCGGTCAACTGGAGCATGCTGGTGGTGGTCATCGCGCTGGTGGTCGGCTTCGGCAGCTCGTCCGCGCTGGCGGCGGCCTACGGGGTCTCGGTGTCGATGACCATGCTGATCGACACCGTGCTGCTGGCGATCGTGGCCCACGCGCTTTGGCCGCGCTGGCGGCTGTGGGTGGTGCCGCTGTGCGCGGTGTTCCTGCTGGTGGACCTGGCTTTCGTCACCGCCAACCTGGCCAAGGTGCCGCAGGGCGGCTGGTTCCCGCTGCTGCTGGGGCTGGTGCTGTTCACCCTGCTGCGTACCTGGCGGCGCGGCCGCCTGCTGCTGCGCCAGCGCATCCGCGAGCACGGCGAGCAGCTCGACGAGTTCCTGCCGGGCCTGATGCTGGCGCCGCCGCAGCGGGTGCCGGGGACCGCGGTGTTCCTGACTGCCGACAAGGGCGTGGTGCCGCAGGCGCTGCTGCACAACCTCAAGCACAACAAGGTGCTGCACGAGCGCAACGTGGTGCTCACGGTGGCTACGCTGGCGGTGCCGTATGCGCCGCGCGAGCGGCGCCTGGAGGTGCGGGGGATCGCCGATGGCTGGTACAGGGTGACGCTGCGGTTCGGGTTCATGGAGACACCGGACGTGCCGGTGGCGCTGATGGCGTCCTGCGACGACGACGACGGACTGTGGATCGACCCGACCGACACCACCTACTTCACCAGCCGGGAAACGGTGGTGCCCGGCGTCCGCCATGGCATGGCGCTGTGGCGCGAAAAGCTGTTCTCGGCCATGCACCGGAACGCAGCGCCGGCCTCGGCCTACTTCCGGATTCCCGGCGACCGCCTGGTTGAACTGGGGACGCCGGTGGAAATCTGA
- the pal gene encoding peptidoglycan-associated lipoprotein Pal produces the protein MKTTNRVLLAAALCLMFVGCARQVQEEAPPPPPTTPPTTTEPAPTTGVFGPEDLDTDACLRQRVIYFDFDQETLRPEFQAQMACHAKYLRDRPSSRITLEGHADERGSRDYNLGLGERRGNSVSSALQANGGSGNQLTVVSYGEERPQCTDSSEDCWARNRRVEIVYTAR, from the coding sequence ATGAAGACCACCAACCGAGTCCTGCTTGCCGCTGCGCTGTGCTTGATGTTTGTCGGCTGTGCCCGACAGGTGCAGGAGGAGGCTCCGCCGCCGCCGCCGACCACCCCGCCGACCACCACCGAGCCGGCGCCGACCACCGGCGTGTTCGGCCCGGAAGACCTGGATACCGACGCCTGCCTGCGCCAGCGGGTGATCTACTTCGACTTCGACCAGGAAACCCTGCGTCCGGAGTTCCAGGCGCAGATGGCCTGCCACGCCAAGTACCTGCGTGACCGCCCGTCCTCGCGCATCACCCTGGAAGGCCACGCCGACGAGCGCGGCAGCCGCGACTACAACCTCGGCCTGGGCGAGCGCCGCGGCAACTCGGTCTCCTCGGCCCTGCAGGCCAATGGTGGCTCGGGCAACCAGCTCACCGTGGTCAGCTACGGCGAAGAGCGCCCGCAGTGCACTGACTCCAGCGAGGACTGCTGGGCGCGCAACCGCCGGGTGGAAATCGTCTACACGGCGCGCTGA
- the ybgC gene encoding tol-pal system-associated acyl-CoA thioesterase: MSSGPQQLFSLPTRVYWEDTDAGGVVYHARYVAFMERARTEWMRALGHGQDALRAAHGLVFAVRAMRMDFRAPARLDDALEVTVALRECRRASLVVDQAVECDGRLLLDAQVRLAALDAEGFRPRGIPEALYGQLAEHVIKNPGADA, encoded by the coding sequence ATGAGTAGCGGCCCTCAGCAGTTGTTCAGCCTTCCGACAAGGGTCTACTGGGAAGATACCGACGCCGGTGGAGTGGTCTACCACGCCCGGTACGTGGCCTTCATGGAGCGCGCGCGGACCGAATGGATGCGCGCGCTGGGCCACGGGCAGGACGCGCTGCGTGCCGCCCACGGGCTGGTGTTCGCGGTGCGGGCGATGCGGATGGATTTCCGCGCGCCAGCGCGGCTGGACGATGCGCTCGAGGTCACGGTGGCGCTGCGCGAATGCCGCCGGGCGAGCCTGGTGGTCGATCAGGCGGTCGAGTGTGACGGGCGACTCCTGCTCGATGCGCAGGTGCGCCTGGCGGCGCTCGACGCCGAGGGCTTCCGTCCCCGCGGGATCCCGGAAGCGCTGTACGGACAACTTGCAGAACACGTAATCAAAAACCCTGGAGCGGATGCATGA
- the ruvA gene encoding Holliday junction branch migration protein RuvA, which yields MIGRLRGTLAHKQPPWLVVDVGGVGYELEAPMSTFYDLPEVGREVTLFTHYAHKDDTVSLYGFLTEAERRMFRDVQKVSGIGAKIALAILSGASVGEFALLVQAGDITALCRIPGIGKKTAERIVVELRDRAADFAGAATAPSAGAVPADPMSEAVVALQQLGYRSAEAQKMARAAAGEGDAAEAIIRKALQSALR from the coding sequence ATGATTGGACGACTGCGCGGCACCCTCGCGCACAAGCAGCCGCCGTGGCTGGTGGTGGACGTGGGCGGCGTGGGCTACGAGCTCGAGGCGCCCATGAGCACGTTCTACGACCTGCCCGAGGTCGGCCGCGAGGTGACGCTGTTCACCCACTACGCGCACAAGGACGACACCGTGTCCCTGTACGGATTCCTCACCGAGGCCGAGCGGCGCATGTTCCGCGACGTGCAGAAGGTGAGCGGCATCGGCGCGAAGATCGCGCTGGCGATCCTGTCGGGGGCGTCGGTGGGCGAGTTCGCGCTGCTGGTGCAGGCCGGTGACATCACCGCGCTGTGCCGGATCCCGGGCATCGGCAAGAAGACCGCCGAGCGGATCGTGGTGGAGCTGCGCGACCGCGCGGCCGACTTCGCCGGCGCCGCCACCGCGCCAAGCGCCGGGGCGGTGCCCGCCGACCCGATGTCCGAAGCGGTGGTGGCGCTGCAGCAGCTGGGTTACCGGTCGGCCGAGGCGCAGAAGATGGCCCGGGCCGCCGCCGGTGAAGGCGACGCCGCCGAGGCCATCATCCGCAAGGCGCTACAGTCCGCCCTGCGCTGA
- the ruvB gene encoding Holliday junction branch migration DNA helicase RuvB, whose protein sequence is MTEERIITPGATREDEAVEASIRPQRLDDYLGQQPVRDQLSIYIEAAKKRGEAMDHVLIFGPPGLGKTTLSHVIANELGVSLRVTSGPVIEKAGDLAALLTNLQPHDVLFIDEIHRLSPVVEEVLYPAMEDFQIDIMIGEGPAARSIKLDLPPFTLIGATTRAGLLTAPLRDRFGIVQRLEFYSAAELARIVRRSAAILGIDCEPEGADEIARRSRGTPRIANRLLRRVRDYAQVRAGGRIDRAVADAAMKMLSVDPEGFDDLDRRLLHLIIENFEGGPVGVESLAAALSEERGTLEDVIEPYLIQQGFLVRTARGRMASAKAYRHLGFKPRPQVQAVGDSRELFDE, encoded by the coding sequence ATGACCGAAGAGCGCATCATCACCCCGGGCGCGACCCGCGAAGACGAGGCCGTCGAGGCCTCGATCCGGCCGCAGCGGCTGGACGACTACCTGGGCCAGCAGCCGGTCCGCGACCAGCTGTCGATCTACATCGAGGCGGCGAAGAAGCGCGGCGAAGCCATGGACCACGTGTTGATCTTCGGCCCGCCGGGACTGGGCAAGACCACCTTGAGCCACGTGATCGCCAACGAGCTGGGGGTGAGCCTGCGGGTCACTTCCGGGCCGGTGATCGAGAAGGCCGGCGACCTGGCCGCGCTGCTGACCAACCTGCAGCCGCACGACGTGCTCTTCATCGACGAGATCCACCGCCTCTCGCCCGTGGTCGAGGAAGTGCTGTACCCGGCGATGGAGGATTTCCAGATCGACATCATGATCGGCGAGGGCCCGGCCGCGCGTTCGATCAAGCTCGACCTGCCGCCGTTCACCCTGATTGGCGCCACCACCCGCGCCGGCCTGCTCACGGCGCCGCTGCGCGACCGCTTCGGGATCGTCCAGCGGCTGGAGTTCTACAGCGCGGCGGAGCTGGCCCGGATCGTGCGCCGTTCCGCCGCCATCCTGGGCATCGACTGCGAGCCGGAGGGGGCGGATGAAATCGCGCGCCGCTCGCGCGGCACGCCGCGCATCGCCAACCGCCTGCTGCGCAGGGTGCGCGACTACGCCCAGGTCCGCGCCGGCGGCAGGATCGACCGCGCGGTGGCGGACGCGGCGATGAAGATGCTCAGCGTGGACCCGGAGGGGTTCGACGACCTGGACCGCCGGCTGCTGCACCTGATCATCGAGAACTTCGAGGGTGGTCCGGTGGGCGTCGAATCATTGGCCGCGGCGCTCAGCGAGGAGCGTGGCACGCTGGAAGACGTGATCGAGCCCTACCTGATCCAGCAGGGCTTCCTGGTGCGCACCGCGCGCGGGCGGATGGCTTCGGCCAAGGCCTATCGCCACCTGGGGTTCAAGCCGCGCCCGCAGGTGCAGGCGGTGGGCGATTCCCGGGAATTGTTCGATGAGTAG
- the ruvC gene encoding crossover junction endodeoxyribonuclease RuvC, whose amino-acid sequence MTRILGIDPGSQRTGVGIIDVDAAGNMAHVFHGPLVLLSAPDFPGRLRLLLDGLGEVIDAHRPDEVVIEQVFMARNPDSALKLGQARGAAICAAVLRDLPVHEYAAKEIKLAVVGRGGAEKAQIQHMVGILLNLRGKLQEDAADALAAAITHAHVRASARRLGVGTRQAWARK is encoded by the coding sequence ATGACCCGCATCCTCGGCATCGACCCGGGCTCCCAGCGCACCGGCGTGGGCATCATCGATGTCGATGCCGCGGGCAACATGGCGCACGTGTTCCACGGCCCGCTGGTGCTGCTTTCGGCGCCCGACTTCCCGGGCCGCCTGCGCCTGTTGCTGGACGGCCTGGGCGAGGTGATTGATGCGCACCGCCCGGACGAGGTGGTGATCGAACAGGTATTCATGGCGCGCAACCCGGATTCGGCGCTCAAGCTCGGCCAGGCCCGGGGCGCGGCGATCTGCGCGGCGGTGCTGCGCGACCTGCCGGTGCACGAGTACGCGGCCAAGGAGATCAAGCTGGCGGTGGTGGGGCGCGGCGGCGCCGAGAAGGCCCAGATCCAGCACATGGTGGGCATCCTGCTCAACCTGCGTGGCAAGCTGCAGGAGGATGCCGCCGACGCGCTGGCCGCCGCCATCACCCACGCCCATGTGCGCGCCAGTGCCCGCCGCCTCGGCGTCGGCACCCGGCAGGCCTGGGCGCGCAAGTAA